A window of Cellulomonas fimi contains these coding sequences:
- a CDS encoding Nramp family divalent metal transporter, with protein sequence MTRVDVDVERAETDRVRRARRTPLLLGPAFVAAIAYVDPGNVAANLTAGARYGYLLLWVLVAANVMAVLVQYQSAKLGLVTGESLPGVLGKRMRRGPRLAYWGQAELVAAATDIAEVVGGAIALQLLFGVPLPLGGLIVGVVSMVLLATQNVYGQRRFEAVVVALLAVITVGFLAGLVVSPPDARGVLSGLVPRFDGTDSVLLAASMLGATVMPHAIYVHSALVRDRHGHAPAGEGRVRLLRATRWDVGGALVVAGLVNIGLLLLAASALRGVEGTDSIEGAHAAIVSALGPAVGIAFAVGLLASGLASTSVGAYAGATIMEGLIHRRIPLLVRRVVTLVPAIVLLAVGADPTWTLVLSQVVLSFGIPFAVIPLVRLTRDRSLMGADRNGPWLHAALVVVVALVVALNLTLLALLLLG encoded by the coding sequence GTGACCCGAGTCGACGTCGACGTCGAGCGCGCGGAGACCGACCGCGTTCGCCGCGCACGACGGACCCCGCTGCTGCTCGGGCCCGCGTTCGTCGCCGCGATCGCCTACGTCGACCCGGGGAACGTCGCCGCCAACCTCACGGCGGGAGCCCGGTACGGCTACCTGCTGCTGTGGGTGCTCGTCGCCGCCAACGTCATGGCGGTGCTGGTGCAGTACCAGTCCGCCAAGCTCGGGCTCGTCACGGGTGAGTCGCTGCCCGGCGTCCTCGGCAAGCGCATGCGCCGCGGGCCGCGGCTCGCGTACTGGGGGCAGGCCGAGCTCGTCGCCGCGGCCACCGACATCGCTGAGGTCGTCGGCGGGGCGATCGCGCTCCAGCTGCTGTTCGGCGTCCCGCTGCCGCTCGGCGGGCTGATCGTCGGCGTCGTGTCGATGGTGCTGCTCGCGACCCAGAACGTCTACGGGCAGCGCCGCTTCGAGGCCGTCGTCGTCGCGCTCCTCGCGGTCATCACCGTCGGCTTCCTCGCCGGCCTCGTCGTCAGCCCGCCCGACGCGCGCGGCGTCCTGTCCGGCCTCGTGCCGCGGTTCGACGGCACCGACTCCGTCCTCCTCGCGGCGTCCATGCTCGGCGCGACCGTCATGCCGCACGCGATCTACGTGCACTCCGCCCTCGTGCGCGACCGGCACGGCCACGCACCCGCGGGCGAGGGGCGCGTCCGGCTGCTGCGCGCGACCCGCTGGGACGTCGGCGGGGCGCTCGTCGTCGCCGGGCTCGTCAACATCGGGCTCCTGCTGCTCGCGGCGTCCGCGCTGCGCGGCGTCGAGGGGACCGACTCCATCGAGGGTGCGCACGCCGCGATCGTCTCCGCGCTCGGCCCGGCGGTCGGCATCGCGTTCGCGGTCGGGCTGCTCGCGTCCGGGCTCGCGTCGACGTCGGTCGGCGCCTACGCGGGCGCGACGATCATGGAAGGGCTGATCCACCGGCGCATCCCGCTGCTGGTGCGTCGCGTCGTGACCCTCGTGCCCGCGATCGTGCTGCTCGCGGTCGGTGCCGACCCGACCTGGACCCTGGTCCTCAGCCAGGTCGTGCTGAGCTTCGGCATCCCGTTCGCCGTGATCCCGCTGGTCCGGCTCACGCGCGACCGGTCGCTCATGGGCGCCGACCGCAACGGCCCGTGGCTGCACGCGGCCCTCGTCGTCGTCGTCGCGCTGGTCGTGGCCCTCAACCTCACCCTCCTCGCGCTGCTCCTCCTGGGCTGA
- a CDS encoding GNAT family N-acetyltransferase, with protein sequence MASWSIQPVPVPESVAAPGAGPLLALTDTANRVIAHEWGTHDYDRTPQEILGSLRDQAYVRKPRYLVTSDDDGTPLAYMAVQLPIQENTHTAHVEIGVLPEFRGRGIGAALHEEALRIAKAENRRALTASTDQRTEPAEGPGTLVPTTGTGRVAVDDPAVRFVTSRGWQLEQVARRSVLPVPVDPDVLAAHRAQAQASAGDDYRVVHWGSAAPDEWIDEYATLNTRMSTDVPLGGLDFEEDVWDATRIRRTEAQFVDRGIELVVAAAEHVPTHTLAAYTVLMLPPENEEFVHQEDTLVLKEHRGRRLGMLVKAANLQRLAEVRPGARRVATWNAEENSYMLRINIDLGFAPSGGSGEWQLRLD encoded by the coding sequence ATGGCGTCATGGTCGATCCAGCCGGTCCCCGTCCCCGAGTCCGTCGCGGCACCGGGCGCGGGGCCGCTGCTCGCGCTCACCGACACGGCGAACCGCGTGATCGCCCACGAGTGGGGCACGCACGACTACGACCGCACCCCGCAGGAGATCCTCGGCTCGCTGCGCGACCAGGCCTACGTCCGCAAGCCGCGGTACCTGGTCACGAGCGACGACGACGGCACCCCGCTCGCGTACATGGCGGTGCAGCTGCCGATCCAGGAGAACACCCACACGGCGCACGTCGAGATCGGCGTCCTGCCGGAGTTCCGCGGTCGCGGCATCGGCGCCGCGCTGCACGAGGAGGCGCTGCGGATCGCGAAGGCCGAGAACCGGCGCGCGCTCACCGCGAGCACCGACCAGCGCACGGAGCCCGCGGAGGGTCCGGGCACGCTCGTCCCGACGACCGGTACCGGCCGCGTCGCCGTCGACGACCCGGCCGTGCGCTTCGTGACGTCGCGCGGCTGGCAGCTCGAGCAGGTCGCGCGACGGTCCGTGCTGCCGGTGCCCGTCGACCCGGACGTCCTCGCGGCGCACCGCGCGCAGGCACAGGCGTCCGCGGGCGACGACTACCGCGTCGTGCACTGGGGCTCGGCGGCGCCCGACGAGTGGATCGACGAGTACGCGACGCTCAACACACGCATGAGCACCGACGTCCCCCTCGGCGGCCTCGACTTCGAGGAGGACGTCTGGGACGCGACGCGCATCCGCAGGACCGAGGCGCAGTTCGTCGACCGCGGAATCGAGCTCGTCGTCGCGGCCGCGGAGCACGTGCCGACGCACACGCTCGCCGCGTACACGGTGCTCATGCTGCCGCCGGAGAACGAGGAGTTCGTGCACCAGGAGGACACCCTCGTGCTCAAGGAGCACCGCGGCCGCCGGCTCGGGATGCTCGTCAAGGCCGCGAACCTCCAGCGGCTCGCGGAGGTCCGGCCCGGTGCGCGTCGCGTCGCGACGTGGAACGCCGAGGAGAACTCCTACATGCTGCGCATCAACATCGACCTCGGCTTCGCCCCGAGCGGCGGGTCCGGGGAGTGGCAGCTCCGCCTGGACTGA